Proteins co-encoded in one Acanthopagrus latus isolate v.2019 chromosome 10, fAcaLat1.1, whole genome shotgun sequence genomic window:
- the LOC119027004 gene encoding butyrophilin subfamily 3 member A2-like isoform X2, producing MFRRLFQLAALLLLCTEASGESEPAKVQALAGETVVLPCQTNADDLPAIEWSKEGLAPKRIILAYRNGRDVHGEKNELFHYRTSLIMDKLKDGNISLRISGVQLPDAGKYTCKTIRNQVAKEVMVQLSVDAVSEPKLSAVPAVDGGVTLQCEADCWCPQPEITFLDKHGNVISAEEPRTHPDNRGCFNVTRRMTLQTYTSSVTCRVHQPKTNQTRVAEIYIPDDCMRSCTRTAVIAVAVAIAILLVILFACVAITNRKCGITVGGQKSRQSLSTTSRNVDIYPRGTATTDLLRKLDELELNPHEKEDIVRKLTQHLSYLVSERSAVVPNSLRRSSPVTPPPVNPTSNIPHSDNPKPAASTGSHRPKSVSFAQNVDLKPGVSDPASSPHNPSSPALPADTSAVLPPSFSSDGTSIKRTMSLPASQLRLKPVTKLQRRYTMMPSNRFSPLEGLSDDEQALL from the exons AAGCCTCGGGAGAGAGCGAGCCAGCGAAGGTTCAGGCTCTTGCCGGCGAAACAGTCGTTCTGCCCTGCCAAACCAATGCCGATGACCTCCCAGCCATCGAATGGTCCAAGGAAGGTTTGGCTCCCAAACGCATTATCCTCGCGTACCGAAACGGCCGTGACGTCCACGGCGAGAAGAATGAGCTCTTTCATTACAGAACGAGCCTCATCATGGACAAGCTGAAAGACGGAAACATCTCGCTGAGGATTTCCGGCGTGCAGCTCCCCGACGCGGGAAAGTACACCTGCAAGACGATCCGGAATCAAGTGGCGAAGGAGGTCATGGTACAGCTTTCTGTGG ACGCAGTTTCTGAGCCAAAGCTGTCAGCTGTTCCCGCTGTCGATGGTGGAGTGACCCTGCAGTGTGAGGCCGACTGCTGGTGCCCGCAGCCCGAGATCACATTTCTTGACAAACACGGAAACGTCATCAGTGCCGAAGAGCCAAGAACTCATCCGGATAACAGAGGATGTTTCAACGTCACCAGGAGAATGACTTTACAGACTTACACCAGCAG CGTCACCTGCAGAGTTCACCAGCCTAAAACAAACCAGACGAGGGTTGCAGAGATTTACATACCAG ATGACTGCATGAGATCCTGCACTCGAACTGCCGTCATCGCCGTCGCTGTTGCGATCGCAATCCTTCTCGTGATCCTATTTGCATGTGTCGCgatcacaaacaggaagtgtggaaTAACTG TTGGGGGACAAAAGTCCAGACAATCACTGAGTACAACAAGCAGGAATGTAGACATCTACCCTCGGGGAACCGCCACCACTGACCTCCTGAGGAAACTAGATGAGCTGGAGTTGAATCCTCATGAGAAAGAAGACATCGTCCGCAAACTAACTCAACACCTGAGTTACCTCGTCTCTGAGAGGAGCGCTGTTGTACCCAACAGCCTTCGCAGATCCTCTCCCGTCACCCCGCCACCCGTTAATCCAACCTCCAACATTCCCCACAGCGACAACCCAAAACCAGCGGCCTCGACCGGCAGCCACCGTCCAAAATCTGTCAGCTTTGCCCAGAATGTAGACCTAAAACCGGGTGTCTCAGATCCAGCATCCAGCCCTCACAACCCCAGCAGCCCTGCTCTTCCCGCAGACACCTCTGCTGTTCTTCCGCCCAGTTTTTCTTCAGATGGAACGTCCATTAAGCGTACGATGAGCCTCCCCGCGTCTCAGCTTCGTCTGAAACCTGTTACCAAGCTCCAGCGTAGATACACCATGATGCCCAGCAACCGCTTCAGTCCTCTTGAAGGTCTATCTGATGATGAGCAAGCGTTGTTGTGA
- the LOC119027004 gene encoding butyrophilin subfamily 3 member A2-like isoform X1 codes for MFRRLFQLAALLLLCTAEASGESEPAKVQALAGETVVLPCQTNADDLPAIEWSKEGLAPKRIILAYRNGRDVHGEKNELFHYRTSLIMDKLKDGNISLRISGVQLPDAGKYTCKTIRNQVAKEVMVQLSVDAVSEPKLSAVPAVDGGVTLQCEADCWCPQPEITFLDKHGNVISAEEPRTHPDNRGCFNVTRRMTLQTYTSSVTCRVHQPKTNQTRVAEIYIPDDCMRSCTRTAVIAVAVAIAILLVILFACVAITNRKCGITVGGQKSRQSLSTTSRNVDIYPRGTATTDLLRKLDELELNPHEKEDIVRKLTQHLSYLVSERSAVVPNSLRRSSPVTPPPVNPTSNIPHSDNPKPAASTGSHRPKSVSFAQNVDLKPGVSDPASSPHNPSSPALPADTSAVLPPSFSSDGTSIKRTMSLPASQLRLKPVTKLQRRYTMMPSNRFSPLEGLSDDEQALL; via the exons CAGAAGCCTCGGGAGAGAGCGAGCCAGCGAAGGTTCAGGCTCTTGCCGGCGAAACAGTCGTTCTGCCCTGCCAAACCAATGCCGATGACCTCCCAGCCATCGAATGGTCCAAGGAAGGTTTGGCTCCCAAACGCATTATCCTCGCGTACCGAAACGGCCGTGACGTCCACGGCGAGAAGAATGAGCTCTTTCATTACAGAACGAGCCTCATCATGGACAAGCTGAAAGACGGAAACATCTCGCTGAGGATTTCCGGCGTGCAGCTCCCCGACGCGGGAAAGTACACCTGCAAGACGATCCGGAATCAAGTGGCGAAGGAGGTCATGGTACAGCTTTCTGTGG ACGCAGTTTCTGAGCCAAAGCTGTCAGCTGTTCCCGCTGTCGATGGTGGAGTGACCCTGCAGTGTGAGGCCGACTGCTGGTGCCCGCAGCCCGAGATCACATTTCTTGACAAACACGGAAACGTCATCAGTGCCGAAGAGCCAAGAACTCATCCGGATAACAGAGGATGTTTCAACGTCACCAGGAGAATGACTTTACAGACTTACACCAGCAG CGTCACCTGCAGAGTTCACCAGCCTAAAACAAACCAGACGAGGGTTGCAGAGATTTACATACCAG ATGACTGCATGAGATCCTGCACTCGAACTGCCGTCATCGCCGTCGCTGTTGCGATCGCAATCCTTCTCGTGATCCTATTTGCATGTGTCGCgatcacaaacaggaagtgtggaaTAACTG TTGGGGGACAAAAGTCCAGACAATCACTGAGTACAACAAGCAGGAATGTAGACATCTACCCTCGGGGAACCGCCACCACTGACCTCCTGAGGAAACTAGATGAGCTGGAGTTGAATCCTCATGAGAAAGAAGACATCGTCCGCAAACTAACTCAACACCTGAGTTACCTCGTCTCTGAGAGGAGCGCTGTTGTACCCAACAGCCTTCGCAGATCCTCTCCCGTCACCCCGCCACCCGTTAATCCAACCTCCAACATTCCCCACAGCGACAACCCAAAACCAGCGGCCTCGACCGGCAGCCACCGTCCAAAATCTGTCAGCTTTGCCCAGAATGTAGACCTAAAACCGGGTGTCTCAGATCCAGCATCCAGCCCTCACAACCCCAGCAGCCCTGCTCTTCCCGCAGACACCTCTGCTGTTCTTCCGCCCAGTTTTTCTTCAGATGGAACGTCCATTAAGCGTACGATGAGCCTCCCCGCGTCTCAGCTTCGTCTGAAACCTGTTACCAAGCTCCAGCGTAGATACACCATGATGCCCAGCAACCGCTTCAGTCCTCTTGAAGGTCTATCTGATGATGAGCAAGCGTTGTTGTGA